The following coding sequences are from one Streptomyces angustmyceticus window:
- a CDS encoding protein kinase domain-containing protein — translation MESLFYAPRGGGRQVVEQLTQLTQHDPRRIGPFEVLGRLGAGGMGLVYLARSASGRRVAIKTVRTELAEDQLFRVRFTREVEAARAVSGFYTAAVVDADPRAAVPWLATAYVPAPSLEEIVNECGPLPAQAVRWLAAGIAEALQSIHGAGLVHRDLKPSNVLVVEDGPRVIDFGIASGVSNTRLTMTNVAVGTPAYMSPEQARDSRSVTGASDVFSLGSTLVFAATGHAPFHGANPVETVFMLLREGPDLTGLPDELRPLLESCMQMEAGQRPSPADLQSQLAPHLFGSGSDDSGTASAWLPAGAVALIEGRRGGRSTVANGGQRAGSGRGAARQAPAAPPAPPAAPPRPAQAPPRPENAPAAAETGWPGHVGAGPGAHRGTDPRAGHPGPMPQPAALGPDAATARATPVSAAPPTTSPSPAAALSTAPPAVTGDGAAGPVRLGGSAAPIGPGPRADAPGPQPRGQAGAATNWVRPPGAGPATGVPPQGPAGGAGEGPARGEAAAPPPPEAPPAEPGRWRPWRFRMSNDVWGTPAVADDLLYVTSFEVHALDVASGRRKFKTRDVAWAMAVADGRIHASDGPSLYALDAGDGTERWRLHTEGWVYALRVDRGTVVTSTRGGGVQAWEAATGELLWETGGVQTDFETAEAAPVVHDGTVFVWADARLKALEARTGAERWSYPVGDAASCGGVPVRLVPGSDGAVYVVAGTRVLAIDIARGDVRWHFEAPAVFLSPPAFAPGPAVTGGGVYLADYLGTVYALDAADGRDRWRIATEARQSTEPVLSRPRRRPPGQRQGALHPGRGDRHPALAVPGRRRGRRRTGRRGGPGALRLGRPLPLHARRDGRPTALEAGDRRRDHRFTGGGRRRGVRLQQGPLCVRAGRGQGDGAGAADMMRARVRRARWP, via the coding sequence ATGGAGAGTCTCTTTTACGCCCCACGGGGAGGTGGCAGGCAAGTGGTGGAGCAGCTGACGCAGCTGACGCAGCACGATCCCCGGCGGATCGGCCCGTTCGAGGTGCTCGGCCGTCTCGGGGCCGGCGGCATGGGACTGGTCTATCTGGCGCGTTCCGCGTCCGGCCGGCGCGTGGCGATCAAGACGGTGCGCACCGAGCTCGCCGAGGACCAGCTGTTCCGGGTCCGTTTCACACGCGAGGTCGAGGCGGCCCGTGCGGTCAGCGGCTTCTACACGGCCGCGGTGGTGGACGCCGATCCGCGCGCGGCGGTGCCCTGGCTCGCGACGGCCTATGTCCCCGCGCCTTCCCTCGAGGAAATAGTCAATGAGTGCGGGCCGCTCCCGGCCCAGGCGGTGCGGTGGCTGGCGGCCGGGATCGCCGAGGCGCTGCAGTCCATCCACGGCGCGGGCCTGGTGCACCGCGACCTGAAGCCGTCGAACGTGCTGGTCGTCGAGGACGGCCCCCGGGTGATCGACTTCGGTATCGCCTCCGGGGTGTCCAACACCCGGCTGACGATGACCAACGTCGCCGTGGGCACGCCCGCCTACATGTCGCCCGAGCAGGCCCGTGACTCGCGCAGCGTGACGGGCGCCAGCGATGTCTTCTCCCTCGGCTCGACGCTGGTCTTCGCCGCCACCGGCCACGCGCCGTTCCATGGCGCCAACCCCGTCGAGACCGTCTTCATGCTGCTGCGCGAGGGCCCCGACCTGACCGGGCTGCCGGACGAACTGCGTCCGCTCCTGGAGTCCTGTATGCAGATGGAGGCCGGCCAGCGGCCGTCCCCCGCCGATCTGCAGTCCCAGCTCGCGCCGCACCTCTTCGGCTCCGGCAGCGACGACAGCGGCACCGCCTCCGCCTGGCTGCCGGCCGGCGCGGTCGCGCTCATCGAAGGCCGCCGCGGCGGCCGCTCCACCGTGGCGAACGGCGGCCAGCGGGCCGGCTCCGGGCGCGGCGCCGCCCGTCAGGCGCCCGCCGCGCCGCCGGCCCCGCCCGCGGCGCCCCCGCGGCCCGCCCAGGCGCCGCCGCGGCCGGAGAACGCACCGGCGGCCGCGGAGACCGGCTGGCCCGGCCATGTCGGCGCGGGCCCCGGCGCCCACCGCGGCACCGACCCGCGTGCGGGCCACCCCGGCCCGATGCCGCAGCCCGCGGCGCTCGGCCCGGACGCCGCGACGGCCCGCGCGACCCCGGTCTCCGCGGCGCCGCCCACCACCTCGCCGTCCCCCGCCGCCGCACTCTCCACCGCCCCGCCGGCCGTCACCGGCGACGGCGCCGCCGGTCCCGTACGCCTCGGTGGCTCGGCCGCCCCCATAGGGCCGGGACCGCGCGCCGACGCCCCCGGGCCGCAGCCGCGCGGGCAGGCCGGTGCCGCGACCAACTGGGTACGGCCGCCCGGTGCCGGACCCGCGACCGGTGTACCGCCGCAGGGCCCGGCCGGTGGTGCCGGCGAGGGCCCGGCCCGCGGCGAGGCCGCCGCGCCCCCTCCGCCCGAGGCCCCGCCCGCCGAGCCGGGCCGCTGGCGCCCCTGGCGCTTCCGGATGTCGAACGACGTGTGGGGCACCCCCGCCGTCGCCGACGACCTGCTGTACGTCACGTCCTTCGAGGTGCACGCGCTCGATGTGGCCAGCGGGCGCCGCAAGTTCAAGACCCGTGACGTCGCCTGGGCGATGGCGGTCGCGGACGGCCGGATCCATGCCTCGGACGGCCCGAGCCTGTACGCGCTGGACGCCGGCGACGGCACCGAGCGCTGGCGGCTGCACACCGAGGGGTGGGTCTACGCCCTCCGGGTGGACCGCGGGACCGTCGTCACCAGCACCCGGGGCGGCGGCGTCCAGGCGTGGGAGGCGGCCACCGGCGAACTGCTGTGGGAGACCGGCGGCGTCCAGACCGACTTCGAGACCGCCGAGGCCGCACCCGTGGTGCACGACGGCACGGTCTTCGTCTGGGCCGACGCACGGCTGAAGGCGCTGGAGGCCCGGACCGGCGCCGAGCGCTGGTCGTACCCGGTCGGCGACGCCGCGTCCTGCGGCGGGGTGCCGGTGCGGCTGGTGCCCGGTTCGGACGGCGCGGTCTACGTCGTGGCCGGCACCCGGGTGCTGGCGATCGACATCGCCCGCGGCGATGTGCGCTGGCACTTCGAGGCGCCCGCCGTGTTCCTGAGCCCGCCCGCCTTCGCCCCCGGCCCGGCCGTCACCGGCGGCGGGGTCTATCTGGCGGACTACCTCGGCACGGTCTACGCCCTGGACGCGGCGGACGGCCGCGACCGCTGGCGGATCGCCACCGAGGCGCGGCAGTCCACCGAACCGGTGCTGAGTCGCCCACGGCGCCGTCCACCTGGGCAGCGGCAAGGCGCTCTACACCCTGGACGCGGTGACCGGCACCCCGCGCTGGCGGTTCCAGGCCGGCGCCGAGGTCGTCGGCGCACCGGTCGTCGCGGAGGGCCGGGTGCACTTCGGCTCGGCCGACCACTGCCTCTACACGCTCGACGCGATGGGCGGCCAACTGCGCTGGAAGCTGGAGACCGGCGGCGAGATCACCGGTTCACCGGTGGCGGTCGGCGGCGTGGTGTACGCCTGCAGCAAGGACCGCTGTGTGTACGCGCTGGACGCGGCCAAGGGGACGGGGCTGGCGCGGCGGACATGATGCGGGCCCGGGTGCGGAGGGCGCGGTGGCCGTGA
- a CDS encoding enoyl-CoA hydratase/isomerase family protein encodes MTVRTEVADGVALVTLDRPERHNAIDLDTAGRLAATWRSFRFDDAVRAVVLTGAGGRAFCTGVDRDADVPQPSSPYSLDDPLLRIGPKANDLWKPVIAAVDGMACGGAFYLLGEAEFLIASENATFFDPHTTYGMVSAYESILMAQRMPLGEIARMTLMGTAERLGAARAYEIGLVSELTPPGAAAEVALRRAAVLAAQPTAPVQGTVRALWAAKEAARAPALAHAPHLIALGNLPPDDQARLFAARRRDGGGKGGREDRPPVR; translated from the coding sequence ATGACGGTCCGCACGGAGGTCGCGGACGGGGTCGCCCTGGTCACCCTCGACCGGCCCGAGCGGCACAACGCCATCGACCTGGACACCGCCGGCCGACTCGCCGCCACCTGGCGGTCGTTCCGCTTCGACGACGCCGTACGGGCCGTGGTCCTCACCGGCGCCGGCGGCCGCGCCTTCTGCACCGGCGTCGACCGCGACGCCGACGTCCCCCAGCCGTCCTCGCCCTACTCCCTCGACGACCCGCTGCTCCGTATCGGCCCGAAGGCCAACGACCTGTGGAAGCCGGTGATCGCCGCCGTCGACGGCATGGCCTGCGGCGGCGCCTTCTATCTCCTGGGCGAGGCCGAGTTCCTCATCGCCTCCGAGAACGCCACCTTCTTCGACCCGCACACCACCTACGGGATGGTCAGCGCGTACGAGTCCATCCTCATGGCGCAGCGGATGCCCCTGGGGGAGATCGCCCGGATGACCCTGATGGGGACCGCGGAGCGGCTGGGCGCGGCCCGCGCGTACGAGATCGGGCTGGTCTCCGAGCTGACCCCGCCCGGCGCCGCGGCCGAGGTGGCGCTGCGCCGCGCCGCCGTGCTCGCCGCTCAGCCGACCGCACCGGTCCAGGGCACCGTACGCGCCCTGTGGGCGGCCAAGGAGGCGGCCCGGGCCCCGGCCCTGGCCCACGCCCCCCACCTGATCGCCCTGGGCAACCTGCCCCCGGACGACCAGGCCCGGCTGTTCGCCGCCCGCCGGCGCGACGGCGGCGGGAAGGGCGGCCGGGAGGACCGGCCACCGGTCAGATGA
- a CDS encoding Zn-ribbon domain-containing OB-fold protein, with protein MSPIVTPTTDNRPDSGADLLFPVPDDDGAPFWEYTARGELRIQTCSGCDALRFPPRPCCPHCQSFAAHWQRMSGRGRIWSYVVPHPPLLPAYAALPGYNAIVVELADAPHIRLVGNLVAAADAPLNSVEPARLRIGAPVKAAFHTLPGGVTVPRWLLERP; from the coding sequence ATGTCCCCGATCGTGACACCCACCACTGACAACCGGCCCGACAGCGGCGCCGACCTGCTGTTTCCCGTCCCCGACGACGACGGCGCGCCCTTCTGGGAGTACACCGCCCGGGGCGAACTGCGCATCCAGACCTGCTCCGGCTGCGACGCACTGCGCTTCCCGCCCCGGCCCTGCTGTCCGCACTGCCAGTCGTTCGCCGCACACTGGCAGCGGATGAGCGGCCGCGGCCGCATCTGGTCCTACGTCGTCCCGCACCCGCCGCTGCTGCCCGCGTACGCCGCCCTGCCGGGCTACAACGCGATCGTCGTGGAGCTGGCCGACGCCCCGCACATCCGCCTCGTCGGCAACCTCGTCGCCGCCGCCGACGCCCCCCTCAACTCCGTCGAACCGGCGCGGCTGCGCATCGGCGCCCCGGTCAAAGCCGCCTTCCACACCCTGCCGGGAGGCGTGACCGTACCCCGCTGGCTCCTGGAGCGCCCATGA
- a CDS encoding lipid-transfer protein, with translation MGPTLKDATAIAGIGQTPFAKRLPASEKALACQAIVAALDDAGIAASEVDAFASYTMEETDEVEIAKAIGAGDVTHFSKVGYGGGGSCATVAHLAAAIATGQASVGVAWRSRKRGSGPRPWKNTQVQLPTPGQWTRPFGLLRPADEIGMLARRYMHEYGATRDHLFNVALACRNRANQNPAAIMYERPLTREMYMTARWISEPLCLFDNCLETDGALACVVVSAERARDCRQRPVYVHSAAQGLPAQHHGMVNYWNDDPLTGPAWTAARHLWKGADLGPQDVDVAQIYDAFTPLIPLSLEGYGFCGRGEGAAFTEGGALEIGGRLPLNTGGGGLSEAYVHGFNLINEGVRQLRGTSTAQVPDAATCLVTAGEGVPTSALLLRS, from the coding sequence ATGGGGCCGACCCTCAAGGACGCTACGGCGATAGCCGGCATCGGACAGACCCCGTTCGCCAAGCGACTCCCCGCCTCCGAGAAGGCGCTGGCCTGCCAGGCGATCGTCGCGGCACTGGACGACGCCGGGATCGCCGCCTCGGAGGTGGACGCCTTCGCCTCCTACACCATGGAGGAGACCGACGAGGTCGAGATAGCCAAGGCCATCGGCGCCGGGGACGTCACCCACTTCTCCAAGGTCGGCTACGGCGGCGGCGGTTCCTGCGCGACGGTGGCCCACCTGGCGGCCGCCATCGCCACCGGCCAGGCGAGCGTCGGCGTCGCCTGGCGGTCGCGCAAGCGCGGTTCGGGACCGCGCCCCTGGAAGAACACGCAGGTCCAGCTGCCGACCCCGGGACAGTGGACCCGGCCCTTCGGGCTGCTGCGCCCCGCCGACGAGATCGGCATGCTCGCCCGCCGCTACATGCACGAATACGGCGCCACCCGCGACCACCTCTTCAACGTCGCGCTCGCCTGCCGCAACCGCGCCAACCAGAACCCGGCCGCGATCATGTACGAACGCCCGCTGACCCGCGAGATGTACATGACCGCCCGCTGGATCAGCGAGCCGCTCTGCCTCTTCGACAACTGCCTGGAGACCGACGGCGCGCTGGCCTGTGTCGTGGTCAGTGCCGAGCGGGCCCGCGACTGCCGGCAGCGGCCCGTCTACGTCCACTCCGCCGCCCAGGGCCTGCCCGCCCAGCACCACGGCATGGTCAACTACTGGAACGACGACCCGCTCACCGGCCCCGCCTGGACCGCCGCCCGCCACCTGTGGAAGGGCGCCGACCTCGGACCGCAGGACGTCGACGTGGCGCAGATCTATGACGCGTTCACCCCCCTGATCCCCCTCTCCCTGGAGGGCTACGGCTTCTGCGGGCGCGGCGAGGGCGCGGCCTTCACCGAGGGCGGCGCGCTGGAGATCGGCGGCCGGCTGCCCCTCAACACCGGCGGCGGCGGCCTCTCCGAGGCGTACGTCCACGGATTCAACCTGATCAACGAAGGCGTCAGGCAACTGCGCGGCACCAGCACCGCGCAGGTCCCCGACGCCGCCACCTGCCTGGTCACCGCGGGCGAGGGCGTCCCCACCTCGGCCCTGCTGCTGAGGAGTTGA
- a CDS encoding FadD3 family acyl-CoA ligase — MRDDLETRADPAAGEPAAPGEQETRADLEYGVIPRLVRAAARRYASREAVVEGRTRVSYAELGERVSRAAAACVAAGVEPGDRVAVWAPNTLDWIVSALGAVTAGAVLVPVNTRFKGTEAAYVLRRTRARLLFVTGTFLGTSYVASLRRAAQEGTGRGPLPGLPRLEKVVVLAEDAPADFTTWQEFLAGGAAVSPETVRERADALHPDAPSDIVFTSGTTGRPKGAVITHAQTLRAYDVWSELAGLREGDRYLIVNPFFHTFGYKAGIIACLLRGATMIPQPVFGVETALANIAAERVSVLPGPPTLHQQLLDHPARALHDLSALRVVVTGAAVVPLELVERLRSELRIATVLTAYGLSESSGVVTMCRRGDPPEVIATTSGRAIPGTEVRVVDAVGRPAPPGDPGEVHVRGYHVMAGYFEDPAATARVLTPDGWLRTGDVGVLDAAGNLRITDRIKDMFIVGGFNAYPAEIEQLLGRHPDIAEVAVVGIPDPRLGEVGKAYAVRRAGSQLTADDLIAWSRREMANYKVPREVAFVPALPRNASGKILKTLLRNGNPGPAPA, encoded by the coding sequence ATGCGTGACGACCTGGAGACGCGGGCGGATCCGGCGGCGGGGGAGCCGGCGGCGCCGGGGGAGCAGGAGACGCGGGCGGATCTGGAGTACGGCGTCATCCCCCGGCTGGTGCGTGCGGCCGCCCGGCGGTACGCCTCCCGGGAGGCCGTGGTCGAGGGCCGCACCCGGGTGTCGTACGCCGAGCTCGGCGAGCGGGTGTCCCGGGCCGCGGCCGCCTGCGTCGCCGCCGGGGTCGAGCCCGGCGACCGCGTCGCCGTCTGGGCGCCCAACACCCTCGACTGGATCGTCTCCGCCCTCGGGGCCGTCACCGCCGGTGCCGTCCTCGTCCCCGTCAACACCCGCTTCAAGGGCACCGAGGCCGCCTACGTCCTGCGCCGCACCCGCGCCAGGCTGCTCTTCGTCACCGGCACCTTCCTCGGCACCTCCTACGTCGCCTCGCTCCGCCGCGCCGCCCAGGAGGGCACGGGCCGCGGCCCGCTGCCCGGACTGCCGCGGCTGGAGAAGGTCGTGGTGCTCGCCGAGGACGCCCCCGCCGACTTCACCACCTGGCAGGAGTTCCTCGCCGGCGGCGCCGCGGTCTCCCCCGAAACGGTCCGCGAGCGGGCCGACGCCCTGCACCCCGACGCCCCCTCCGACATCGTCTTCACCTCCGGCACCACCGGCCGCCCCAAGGGTGCGGTGATCACCCATGCCCAGACCCTGCGCGCCTACGACGTGTGGAGCGAACTGGCCGGCCTCCGGGAGGGCGACCGCTATCTGATCGTCAACCCGTTCTTCCACACCTTCGGCTACAAGGCCGGCATCATCGCCTGCCTGCTGCGCGGCGCGACGATGATCCCGCAGCCGGTCTTCGGCGTGGAGACCGCGCTCGCCAACATCGCCGCCGAACGGGTCTCCGTCCTCCCCGGCCCGCCCACCCTGCACCAACAGCTCCTCGACCACCCCGCCCGCGCCCTGCACGACCTCTCCGCGCTGCGCGTGGTGGTCACCGGCGCCGCCGTGGTCCCCCTGGAGCTGGTCGAGCGGCTGCGCAGCGAGCTGCGGATCGCCACCGTGCTGACGGCGTACGGCCTCTCGGAGAGCTCCGGTGTGGTCACGATGTGCCGCCGCGGCGATCCGCCCGAGGTCATCGCCACGACCTCGGGCCGGGCCATCCCCGGCACCGAGGTCCGGGTCGTCGACGCCGTCGGCCGCCCGGCGCCGCCCGGCGACCCCGGCGAGGTGCACGTCCGCGGCTACCACGTGATGGCGGGCTACTTCGAGGACCCGGCCGCCACCGCCCGCGTGCTCACCCCCGACGGCTGGCTGCGCACCGGCGATGTGGGGGTCCTCGACGCGGCGGGCAACCTCCGGATCACCGACCGCATCAAGGACATGTTCATCGTCGGCGGCTTCAACGCCTATCCCGCCGAAATAGAGCAACTCCTCGGCCGCCACCCGGACATCGCCGAGGTCGCCGTCGTCGGCATACCCGACCCCCGCCTCGGCGAGGTCGGCAAGGCCTACGCGGTCCGCCGCGCCGGCTCCCAGCTCACCGCCGACGACCTGATCGCCTGGTCCCGCCGGGAGATGGCCAACTACAAGGTCCCGCGCGAGGTCGCCTTCGTCCCCGCGCTCCCGCGCAACGCCAGCGGCAAGATCCTCAAGACCCTGCTGCGGAACGGCAACCCGGGGCCGGCGCCGGCGTGA
- a CDS encoding TIGR03086 family metal-binding protein: protein MTDTIDFTAQARLVSRLAARTADEQLGAPTPCESYAVRHLLGHLVGLSAAFQHTARKDLGPMTSVPPDASVPDVAPGWRDELARNLDAMAGAWHDPAAWEGETQAGGVTLPAALAGRFALNELVLHGWDLARATGQEYAPDATGLGVSYALLAPMAESPERVPVFGPPVAVAADAPLLDQVVALSGRRPDWAPPGA, encoded by the coding sequence ATGACCGACACGATCGACTTCACGGCGCAGGCCCGGCTGGTGTCGCGGCTGGCGGCGCGGACCGCCGACGAGCAGCTCGGCGCCCCCACCCCCTGCGAGTCCTACGCGGTGCGCCATCTGCTCGGCCACCTCGTCGGGCTGTCCGCGGCGTTCCAGCACACGGCGCGCAAGGACCTGGGGCCGATGACCAGCGTCCCGCCGGACGCGTCGGTGCCGGACGTCGCGCCCGGCTGGCGGGACGAACTGGCCCGGAACCTCGACGCGATGGCCGGGGCCTGGCACGATCCGGCGGCCTGGGAGGGCGAGACCCAGGCGGGCGGGGTGACCCTGCCCGCCGCCCTCGCGGGCCGGTTCGCCCTGAACGAGCTGGTGCTGCACGGCTGGGACCTGGCGCGCGCCACCGGCCAGGAGTACGCCCCGGACGCGACCGGCCTCGGGGTGTCGTACGCCCTGCTCGCGCCGATGGCCGAGAGCCCGGAGCGCGTACCGGTCTTCGGCCCGCCCGTGGCGGTGGCCGCGGACGCCCCGCTCCTCGACCAGGTGGTGGCCCTCAGCGGCCGCCGGCCCGACTGGGCGCCGCCGGGGGCGTGA
- a CDS encoding class I adenylate-forming enzyme family protein: MFELARIHTLWELVEYRARVSRGAPMFYDGDGRSVTFDGVRDQALRVAAGFRELGIGAGSRVAWQLPTRIETVVASLALARLGAVQTPVIPLHREREVGFILAESAAEFVLVPGEWRGFDHAAMVRKLAGDGVRVVSVAGGLPEGDPGALPAATAGAGRAAGAGGGNGPGAGRGPRARAGAGEGRRAEGEHGGDAGRTTWIYYTSGTTASPKGVEHTDATLLAGGIGLATALGMSADDIGSIAFPYAHIAGPDYVIAMLVSGFPAVVLDAFEPGRAAEVYRRHGVTMAGGSTAFYQAFLDESRRRRERGPQAGPLIPSLRLLSGGGAPMPPELYAAAGRELECAIVHGYGMTECPMITMGTPYDNEEQLSRTVGRPVVGAEIRIARPDGSEAAAGESGEVTLKGPMLFRQYTDPALTREAFTADGSFRTGDLGYLRPDGHLVLTGRLKDIIIRKGENISAQEIEDLVHTHPAVAQAAVIGLPDRERGERVCVVVTPADPAAPPLTLEGLTAHLRAAGLMTQKLPEQLETVGELPRGGPLNKVLKTVLRERYTE; encoded by the coding sequence GTGTTCGAACTCGCCCGTATCCACACGCTCTGGGAACTGGTCGAGTACCGCGCGCGGGTCTCGCGCGGGGCGCCGATGTTCTACGACGGGGACGGGCGGAGCGTCACCTTCGACGGGGTGCGCGATCAGGCGCTGCGGGTGGCGGCCGGGTTCCGGGAGCTGGGGATCGGGGCGGGGAGCCGGGTGGCCTGGCAGTTGCCGACGCGGATCGAGACCGTGGTGGCCTCCCTGGCGCTGGCCAGGCTCGGGGCCGTACAGACTCCGGTCATACCGCTCCACCGGGAGCGCGAGGTCGGCTTCATCCTGGCGGAGTCGGCGGCGGAGTTCGTGCTCGTACCGGGCGAGTGGCGGGGGTTCGACCACGCCGCGATGGTGCGCAAGCTCGCCGGGGACGGGGTGCGGGTGGTCTCGGTGGCGGGCGGGCTGCCGGAGGGGGATCCGGGGGCGCTGCCGGCCGCGACGGCCGGAGCGGGCCGAGCGGCCGGAGCAGGCGGGGGGAACGGGCCCGGCGCGGGGCGCGGGCCCCGCGCGAGGGCCGGTGCCGGCGAGGGCCGGCGCGCGGAGGGCGAGCACGGAGGGGACGCCGGGCGCACCACCTGGATCTACTACACCTCGGGGACCACCGCCTCCCCCAAGGGCGTCGAGCACACCGACGCCACCCTCCTCGCCGGCGGCATCGGGCTGGCCACCGCGCTCGGCATGTCCGCGGACGACATCGGCTCGATCGCCTTCCCCTACGCGCATATCGCCGGGCCCGACTACGTCATCGCCATGCTGGTCAGCGGGTTCCCCGCGGTCGTCCTGGACGCCTTCGAGCCGGGCCGGGCGGCCGAGGTCTACCGGCGGCACGGCGTGACCATGGCCGGCGGCAGCACCGCCTTCTACCAGGCGTTTCTCGATGAGTCGCGGCGCCGGCGGGAGCGCGGTCCGCAGGCCGGGCCCCTGATCCCCTCGCTGCGTCTGCTGTCCGGCGGCGGGGCGCCGATGCCTCCGGAGCTGTACGCGGCCGCCGGGCGGGAGCTGGAGTGCGCGATCGTCCACGGGTACGGCATGACCGAATGCCCGATGATCACGATGGGCACCCCGTACGACAACGAAGAGCAGCTGTCGCGGACGGTCGGCAGGCCGGTGGTGGGCGCGGAGATCCGGATCGCCCGGCCGGACGGGAGCGAGGCCGCAGCCGGGGAGTCCGGTGAGGTGACGCTGAAGGGCCCGATGCTCTTCCGGCAGTACACGGACCCGGCGCTGACCCGGGAGGCGTTCACCGCCGACGGCTCCTTCCGCACCGGTGACCTGGGGTATCTGCGTCCCGACGGGCATCTGGTGCTGACCGGGCGGCTCAAGGACATCATCATCCGCAAGGGCGAGAACATCTCCGCGCAGGAGATCGAGGACCTGGTGCACACCCATCCGGCGGTGGCCCAGGCCGCGGTGATCGGGCTGCCGGACCGGGAGCGCGGCGAGCGGGTGTGCGTGGTGGTCACGCCCGCCGATCCGGCCGCGCCGCCGCTGACCCTGGAGGGGCTGACCGCGCATCTGCGGGCGGCCGGGCTGATGACGCAGAAGCTTCCCGAGCAGCTGGAGACCGTCGGCGAGCTGCCGCGCGGCGGGCCGCTGAACAAGGTGCTCAAGACGGTGCTGCGGGAGCGGTATACGGAGTAG